One genomic window of Cydia strobilella chromosome 11, ilCydStro3.1, whole genome shotgun sequence includes the following:
- the LOC134745603 gene encoding uncharacterized protein LOC134745603 isoform X3, which produces MTIVRKPRRSNPSDFKTFLKNRADRLEATSPAVPSDAPSTSKKAMVTTSEPIKGSSQPISWRRCDDSSPGEVNRRSWTSGGAGHVTTSERCRNARSGGARAAQASQSTPSSWYETSVCRPAGGGWARSSRRSRAGMASPGWPSSEPPEGTSNARSITFVHYLLRVKSYK; this is translated from the exons ATGACCATAGTCCGCAAGCCCCGCCGCAGCAACCCCTCG GATTTCAAAACCTTCCTAAAGAACCGAGCTGACCGGCTGGAAGCGACCAGCCCAGCAGTACCATCGGACGCACCCAGCACTTCCAAGAAGGCCATGGTAACCACGTCCGAACCTATCAAG GGCTCGAGTCAGCCAATTTCCTGGCGGCGCTGCGACGATTCATCGCCAGGAGAGGTAAACCGAAGGAGTTG GACTTCTGGCGGCGCTGGTCACGTGACTACATCGGAACGCTGCAGGAACGCACGAAGTGGAGGAGCGCGCGCGGCCCAAGCCTCGCAGTCGACACCGTCGTCCTGGTACGAGACGAGCGTCTGCCGCCCTGCCGGTGGAGGCTGGGCAAGATCGTCGCGACGCAGCCGGGCCGGGATGGCGTCACCAGGGTGGCCGTCATCCGAACCGCCAGAGGGGACATCCAACGCGCGTTCAATAACATTTGTCCATTACCTACTTCGGGTGAAGtcatataagtag
- the LOC134745603 gene encoding uncharacterized protein LOC134745603 isoform X1, which produces MLAWQMLCERYNNPKRLVTNHMRALFDVEPVPSTPSGLRGLCDNISKHLRSLRSLNVPTENWDLAIIHMLVKKLDSRLQSKWENSVDLRKLPSLQDFKTFLKNRADRLEATSPAVPSDAPSTSKKAMVTTSEPIKVTSKQFKCNQCPYCSSTHYINQCPKFSALNVIARIRAVNKLRLCFNCLSGTHVLTNCRASTCRVCKGKHHTLLHKPNTNTHVGSNPVPTRLPISTLIDEQPSSSQIETTLSNNTLIEKQINNARNRSVFLTTAQVLVRDKHNNVHKMKAFLDNGSQENFITENAAKKLQLNKEQLALNVIGFNEKVSSLLESCDVTLHSLDGTFTTNLSCFITPIICTTNILIPNVQRWHIPSRYKLADDEFNLAQDVDLLIGGEIFFDLLLTGKYKLGPGLPVLRRSRLGWIVTGSVQKKTESAIQCKVTVETQLKKFWEIEEGSAPNLPYDEKQCEDIFLKTHTHNSEGNFEIELPLKQPPTKLGQSRHIAYRRFKTLESKFERNPEFKDKYVNFMREFEQAGHMIQLQDNYDGPCNFLPHQAVFRDSPSTPIRIVFDCSCRTDNGISLNDIQYKGSIIQDELINILLRFRKYQYVINADIQKMYRCIYVKPNQQYLQCIFWRENTHQRLQIYMLTTLSFGLKSAPHIATRCLLQLSNENQHTFPAAAEAIANQFYMDDFIAGGDDENQVAETASQVNEILRGANFTLRKWKSNSEVIIKRGSSQPISWRRCDDSSPGEVNRRSWTSGGAGHVTTSERCRNARSGGARAAQASQSTPSSWYETSVCRPAGGGWARSSRRSRAGMASPGWPSSEPPEGTSNARSITFVHYLLRVKSYK; this is translated from the exons ATGCTCGCGTGGCAGATGCTTTGTGAACGTTATAATAATCCTAAACGTTTAGTCACCAACCACATGCGAGCCTTGTTCGACGTGGAACCGGTACCGTCAACTCCTTCGGGTCTAAGAGGTCTGTGCGATAATATTTCCAAACATTTGAGATCTTTGCGctcattaaatgtacctaccgaAAATTGGGATCTCGCAATTATTCACATGTTAGTTAAAAAGTTAGACAGTCGATTGCAATCAAAGTGGGAAAACAGTGTTGATTTGAGAAAATTGCCTTCGTTGCAGGATTTCAAAACCTTCCTAAAGAACCGAGCTGACCGGCTGGAAGCGACCAGCCCAGCAGTACCATCGGACGCACCCAGCACTTCCAAGAAGGCCATGGTAACCACGTCCGAACCTATCAAGGTAACCTCCAAACAGTTTAAATGTAACCAGTGTCCGTATTGTTCGAGTACGCATTATATTAATCAGTGTCCAAAGTTTAGTGCATTAAACGTTATCGCGCGCATCCGAGCCGTGAATAAATTACGATTATGCTTTAATTGTTTGTCCGGAACGCATGTCTTAACAAACTGCAGGGCCAGTACATGTCGAGTATGTAAGGGCAAGCATCATACGTTACTACACAAACCAAATACCAACACTCATGTAGGTAGTAACCCCGTACCAACGCGATTACCAATATCAACGTTAATCGACGAACAACCGAGTTCTAGTCAAATCGAGACTACCTTGTCGAATAACACTTTaatcgaaaaacaaataaacaatgcgCGAAATAGGTCAGTTTTCCTTACAACAGCCCAAGTGCTCGTTAGGGATAAGCATAACAATGTGCATAAAATGAAGGCATTTTTAGACAATGGCTCgcaagaaaatttcattaccgaaaacgcggccaaaaagttacaattaaaCAAGGAACAACTTGCCTTAAATGTCATAGGTTTCAATGAAAAAGTGTCTAGCCTTTTAGAATCGTGTGACGTAACATTGCATTCCTTAGACGGAACCTTTACAACGAATTTGTCCTGTTTTATTACGCCTATAATTTGtactaccaacattttaataccaAACGTGCAACGTTGGCACATTCCGTCGCGTTATAAATTAGCTGATGACGAGTTTAACTTAGCTCAAGATGTAGATTTGCTTATCGGTGGGGAGATATTCTTTGATTTACTTCTTACCGGTAAATACAAGCTCGGGCCCGGATTACCGGTTCTGAGACGCTCGCGATTAGGATGGATAGtcacgggttccgtacaaaaaaaaaccgagtctgccattcaatgtaaagttacagtagaaactcaattaaaaaagttttgggaAATAGAGGAGGGTTCCGCACCAAATTTACCCTATGATGAAAAACAATGTGAGGATATATTTCTGAAAACTCACACTCACAACTCTGAGGGTAATTTCGAAATAGAACTTCCATTAAAGCAGCCACCTACCAAGTTAGGTCAATCTAGGCACATAGCATATCGGAGGTTCAAAACATTAGAATCCAAGTTCGAGCGGAACCCcgaatttaaagataaatatgtgAATTTCATGCGCGAGTTCGAACAAGCTGGCCATATGATTCAATTACAAGATAATTATGATGGCCCATGTAATTTTCTACCCCACCAAGCTGTTTTTCGCGACTCCCCCTCAACCCCTATTCGAATTGTTTTCGACTGCTCATGCAGAACTGATAACGGCATTTCTTTGAATGATATCCAATACAAAGGCTCAATAATACAGGACGAACTCATAAATATACTTCTACGATTCCGAAAATACCAATATGTTATTAACGCtgacatacaaaaaatgtacagatgtatttatgttaaaccAAATCAACAATACCTACAATGCATATTTTGGCGGGAAAATACTCACCAACGACTCCAAATTTATATGCTGACCACATTAAGTTTCGGCTTAAAGTCAGCACCACATATTGCAACCAGatgtttgttacaattgtcaaACGAAAACCAACACACATTTCCAGCAGCTGCAGAGGCCATAGCGAACCAGTTCTACATGGACGATTTTATCGCCGGCGGCGACGACGAGAATCAGGTAGCTGAAACAGCATCACAGGTGAACGAGATCCTGCGGGGAGCCAACTTCACGCTGCGGAAATGGAAGTCCAATTCCGAAGTCATCATAAAACGG GGCTCGAGTCAGCCAATTTCCTGGCGGCGCTGCGACGATTCATCGCCAGGAGAGGTAAACCGAAGGAGTTG GACTTCTGGCGGCGCTGGTCACGTGACTACATCGGAACGCTGCAGGAACGCACGAAGTGGAGGAGCGCGCGCGGCCCAAGCCTCGCAGTCGACACCGTCGTCCTGGTACGAGACGAGCGTCTGCCGCCCTGCCGGTGGAGGCTGGGCAAGATCGTCGCGACGCAGCCGGGCCGGGATGGCGTCACCAGGGTGGCCGTCATCCGAACCGCCAGAGGGGACATCCAACGCGCGTTCAATAACATTTGTCCATTACCTACTTCGGGTGAAGtcatataagtag
- the LOC134745603 gene encoding uncharacterized protein LOC134745603 isoform X2 has product MLAWQMLCERYNNPKRLVTNHMRALFDVEPVPSTPSGLRGLCDNISKHLRSLRSLNVPTENWDLAIIHMLVKKLDSRLQSKWENSVDLRKLPSLQDFKTFLKNRADRLEATSPAVPSDAPSTSKKAMVTTSEPIKGSSQPISWRRCDDSSPGEVNRRSWTSGGAGHVTTSERCRNARSGGARAAQASQSTPSSWYETSVCRPAGGGWARSSRRSRAGMASPGWPSSEPPEGTSNARSITFVHYLLRVKSYK; this is encoded by the exons ATGCTCGCGTGGCAGATGCTTTGTGAACGTTATAATAATCCTAAACGTTTAGTCACCAACCACATGCGAGCCTTGTTCGACGTGGAACCGGTACCGTCAACTCCTTCGGGTCTAAGAGGTCTGTGCGATAATATTTCCAAACATTTGAGATCTTTGCGctcattaaatgtacctaccgaAAATTGGGATCTCGCAATTATTCACATGTTAGTTAAAAAGTTAGACAGTCGATTGCAATCAAAGTGGGAAAACAGTGTTGATTTGAGAAAATTGCCTTCGTTGCAGGATTTCAAAACCTTCCTAAAGAACCGAGCTGACCGGCTGGAAGCGACCAGCCCAGCAGTACCATCGGACGCACCCAGCACTTCCAAGAAGGCCATGGTAACCACGTCCGAACCTATCAAG GGCTCGAGTCAGCCAATTTCCTGGCGGCGCTGCGACGATTCATCGCCAGGAGAGGTAAACCGAAGGAGTTG GACTTCTGGCGGCGCTGGTCACGTGACTACATCGGAACGCTGCAGGAACGCACGAAGTGGAGGAGCGCGCGCGGCCCAAGCCTCGCAGTCGACACCGTCGTCCTGGTACGAGACGAGCGTCTGCCGCCCTGCCGGTGGAGGCTGGGCAAGATCGTCGCGACGCAGCCGGGCCGGGATGGCGTCACCAGGGTGGCCGTCATCCGAACCGCCAGAGGGGACATCCAACGCGCGTTCAATAACATTTGTCCATTACCTACTTCGGGTGAAGtcatataagtag
- the LOC134745603 gene encoding uncharacterized protein LOC134745603 isoform X4, with the protein MLAWQMLCERYNNPKRLVTNHMRALFDVEPVPSTPSGLRGLESANFLAALRRFIARRGKPKELDFWRRWSRDYIGTLQERTKWRSARGPSLAVDTVVLVRDERLPPCRWRLGKIVATQPGRDGVTRVAVIRTARGDIQRAFNNICPLPTSGEVI; encoded by the exons ATGCTCGCGTGGCAGATGCTTTGTGAACGTTATAATAATCCTAAACGTTTAGTCACCAACCACATGCGAGCCTTGTTCGACGTGGAACCGGTACCGTCAACTCCTTCGGGTCTAAGAG GGCTCGAGTCAGCCAATTTCCTGGCGGCGCTGCGACGATTCATCGCCAGGAGAGGTAAACCGAAGGAGTTG GACTTCTGGCGGCGCTGGTCACGTGACTACATCGGAACGCTGCAGGAACGCACGAAGTGGAGGAGCGCGCGCGGCCCAAGCCTCGCAGTCGACACCGTCGTCCTGGTACGAGACGAGCGTCTGCCGCCCTGCCGGTGGAGGCTGGGCAAGATCGTCGCGACGCAGCCGGGCCGGGATGGCGTCACCAGGGTGGCCGTCATCCGAACCGCCAGAGGGGACATCCAACGCGCGTTCAATAACATTTGTCCATTACCTACTTCGGGTGAAGtcatataa
- the LOC134745603 gene encoding uncharacterized protein LOC134745603 isoform X5, with amino-acid sequence MEVQFRSHHKTGLESANFLAALRRFIARRGKPKELDFWRRWSRDYIGTLQERTKWRSARGPSLAVDTVVLVRDERLPPCRWRLGKIVATQPGRDGVTRVAVIRTARGDIQRAFNNICPLPTSGEVI; translated from the exons ATGGAAGTCCAATTCCGAAGTCATCATAAAACGG GGCTCGAGTCAGCCAATTTCCTGGCGGCGCTGCGACGATTCATCGCCAGGAGAGGTAAACCGAAGGAGTTG GACTTCTGGCGGCGCTGGTCACGTGACTACATCGGAACGCTGCAGGAACGCACGAAGTGGAGGAGCGCGCGCGGCCCAAGCCTCGCAGTCGACACCGTCGTCCTGGTACGAGACGAGCGTCTGCCGCCCTGCCGGTGGAGGCTGGGCAAGATCGTCGCGACGCAGCCGGGCCGGGATGGCGTCACCAGGGTGGCCGTCATCCGAACCGCCAGAGGGGACATCCAACGCGCGTTCAATAACATTTGTCCATTACCTACTTCGGGTGAAGtcatataa